The DNA region TCCCAAGCGGGGCGGTTGCGTCTTGCCTGTCAACCTACAATATGAACAATCTCGACCGATTTTTTCTTGATGGAGAAAAAGGCTTTGCCGAAATGCAGCCTTCTACCGGCTACGGGCCAATTAAAGGCCGCACCCATTTGGGCGAGCTTAACCAGCCCATTACCACACACCAAACCGTGCAGATGGATGAAATGTGCGAGATTATATTTAATAACAAAAAACCGGTAGTACCGGTAAACGGCGAAGAGGGAGTGAAAGACCTTAAAATTATTGATGCCATTTACCTTGCTGTTAAAACCGGGAAGAAGGTGGAGATAAGTGTTTAATATTGTTTAAAGGTACAAACATACGTATGTGCCGAAATAAATTCGGCATGATGGGTTTGCTTTTTTTGTAACCAATTGAGAAGCCTTTGCAGTAAGGAAATTAATATTTCACCTGCTATTGGCATATTTAGCCAAACCTGTAACAAGCTGCTGGTATGCTCATCTAAATATAAAAACTTAGAAAAAACATGAGCACCAAAGAAACATTTTCAATTAACGGTGAAGCGTTATTGGGAAAGATAAAAGAGATAATTAACGAAGGTAAAGCCAGCAGGATCACCATTTCAGACAAGCATGGCAAAGAGTTAATGACCTTTCCGTTAAGCGTGGGCCTTTTTGGGATGATCCTGGCACCGGTTTTTGCTGCCGTAGGTACCCTGGCCGCACTGGTTACGGAATGTACCATAACGGTAGAACGGGAAGAGGAAGACAAAGAAGATACCCCCAAAGAATAAGTTGTTAAAAAAGGACCTCGCGTTGAGTGATTAAATCCGGTAGACTCTGAAAGCGAAATGACAAAAG from Mucilaginibacter sp. SJ includes:
- a CDS encoding DUF4342 domain-containing protein; the encoded protein is MSTKETFSINGEALLGKIKEIINEGKASRITISDKHGKELMTFPLSVGLFGMILAPVFAAVGTLAALVTECTITVEREEEDKEDTPKE